The following are from one region of the Granulicella aggregans genome:
- a CDS encoding O-antigen ligase family protein has protein sequence MTIDHNARAVPQQQTSRGAALAFCVGFYFAARVIATVFLVRIAGMEPQAGAVATLVSTSLLLGFVGLSVMGAARGETDSAFHLAEVRWVLLFLGFSGCSLLWSETISPIVSAAYWCGTAADVAIVILLLRSYLAPGTAESLMRGFVWGAGFVAVISWVMPSQYDMRLGDEDYLNANTIGNLCAFGVFFAQYLMRAKSGRWSFAIFFLALTLVRSLSKTAIVAFLIGEGYLLVQDRIMSRRTKMYVMIGVTVVVIAFWSLFEGYYDLYTTYGNQSETLTGRTAIWAYVVDAASSRLWLGHGFDSMWKVVPVFGTFEARHAENEVLEQLYCYGMAGLVLLCGLYGSLYRKIRKRSGDAHRVIFIGLLLFVIVRGLAEAEPFDLLLPLWAIVLVTSLTGRRDAVTQPALGETPLSDLRGGGFETIPGAGSPAIVIPLSFVGSTASLRTPLGENR, from the coding sequence ATGACGATCGATCACAACGCGAGGGCTGTTCCGCAACAGCAAACGTCGAGGGGAGCGGCTCTCGCGTTCTGCGTCGGCTTCTACTTTGCTGCCCGCGTGATCGCGACAGTATTCCTGGTCCGCATCGCCGGGATGGAGCCGCAGGCGGGCGCCGTAGCAACGCTGGTCTCAACTTCCCTGCTGCTTGGTTTCGTTGGCTTATCGGTGATGGGGGCAGCGCGGGGCGAGACGGACTCGGCCTTCCATCTCGCGGAAGTTCGATGGGTGCTTCTCTTCCTGGGATTTTCAGGGTGCAGCCTGCTATGGAGCGAAACTATATCGCCCATCGTTTCGGCTGCGTACTGGTGCGGGACAGCTGCCGATGTCGCGATCGTGATTCTGCTGCTCCGCAGCTATCTTGCGCCGGGAACTGCCGAATCCCTGATGAGAGGCTTTGTATGGGGAGCAGGTTTTGTCGCCGTCATCTCGTGGGTCATGCCTTCCCAGTACGATATGCGTCTTGGAGATGAGGACTATCTCAATGCGAACACAATCGGGAATCTTTGCGCCTTTGGCGTCTTCTTCGCGCAGTACCTGATGCGTGCCAAGAGTGGCCGCTGGAGTTTCGCGATCTTCTTTCTCGCTTTAACGCTTGTACGCAGTCTCAGCAAGACGGCGATCGTGGCTTTCCTGATCGGTGAAGGGTACCTCCTCGTCCAGGACCGGATCATGAGTCGTCGAACCAAGATGTACGTGATGATCGGGGTGACCGTCGTCGTCATCGCGTTCTGGAGCCTGTTTGAGGGGTACTACGACCTCTACACAACCTATGGCAATCAATCGGAGACCCTGACTGGGCGCACTGCGATCTGGGCCTACGTGGTCGATGCTGCGTCTTCCCGACTGTGGCTCGGACACGGCTTCGACTCCATGTGGAAGGTCGTACCTGTCTTCGGAACCTTCGAAGCGCGGCACGCGGAAAATGAAGTTCTGGAGCAGCTCTATTGCTACGGAATGGCGGGACTTGTATTGCTGTGCGGGCTCTACGGCAGTCTGTACCGCAAGATTCGCAAACGTTCCGGCGATGCACATAGAGTGATCTTCATCGGGTTGCTGCTCTTTGTGATTGTCCGCGGCCTGGCGGAGGCTGAACCCTTCGATCTGCTGCTTCCGTTGTGGGCCATCGTTCTGGTCACCTCGCTGACCGGAAGGAGGGATGCGGTCACGCAGCCAGCGCTCGGGGAAACGCCTCTGTCCGATCTGCGCGGCGGCGGATTTGAGACCATCCCTGGGGCTGGTTCCCCGGCAATTGTCATTCCATTGTCATTTGTGGGGTCAACCGCCTCTCTTCGGACTCCGCTCGGCGAAAATAGGTAA
- a CDS encoding oligosaccharide flippase family protein, translating to MRRHLVNGFYGVLDYGAHPFGMLLVAPIVLHRLGAAEYGVWMISTAVVSAGGIIASGFCDANIQRVARLRGTGSLDSMVNAVRSMMGINLVLGVALAIAAWIAAPYAAVHITVASLTPVRECLICLRIASLLILVRAVESVSVSTQRAFEQYRDAVRVSVAVRLLTLASAALIVLSHRGIIAILVATSVFLIGGTYLQFRQLWRLLGERSLWPVFHPDETRALLGFGVFAWAQALWGIVFGQLDRVMLGVYLGAAALAPYALCIQFSQPIFGLTASGLNFLFPYLSSRTATASQAELKRMVLKSFACNLLLVSAGAAALLAFGPRLIRIWAGAGVAHSATAILPPIVIGSALMGLGVTGTYAMQALGLFRTVACISLAGRSAVLSLMIYLLRHMGIQGLAITRVFYGSVALIVYLPLANALGMGRSKTAGASSFAAGHELTVGRELNEGSTL from the coding sequence ATGAGGAGACACCTCGTCAATGGCTTCTACGGTGTGCTGGACTACGGTGCCCATCCGTTCGGGATGCTGCTGGTAGCGCCAATCGTGCTGCATCGACTAGGAGCGGCCGAATACGGGGTGTGGATGATCTCGACCGCTGTCGTCAGTGCCGGCGGCATCATCGCCTCGGGCTTCTGCGATGCGAACATTCAGCGTGTCGCCAGGCTTCGCGGAACAGGCTCACTCGATTCCATGGTGAACGCTGTTCGCAGCATGATGGGGATCAACCTGGTGCTGGGCGTAGCGCTCGCAATCGCAGCGTGGATTGCCGCCCCCTACGCGGCGGTCCACATTACGGTCGCGTCCCTTACGCCGGTTCGAGAGTGCCTGATCTGCCTGCGTATCGCGAGCCTACTGATCCTGGTGCGCGCCGTTGAAAGCGTGAGCGTAAGCACGCAGCGCGCCTTCGAGCAGTATCGCGATGCAGTCCGGGTGAGCGTCGCCGTGCGGCTTCTGACGCTAGCTTCAGCCGCGCTGATCGTCCTATCTCATCGCGGCATCATCGCCATCCTGGTGGCCACGTCGGTCTTCCTGATCGGCGGTACCTATCTACAGTTTCGCCAGCTCTGGAGGCTACTTGGGGAACGCTCCCTGTGGCCGGTCTTCCATCCGGACGAGACACGAGCGCTGCTTGGCTTCGGCGTCTTCGCCTGGGCGCAAGCTCTGTGGGGCATCGTCTTCGGACAGCTTGACCGAGTGATGCTGGGTGTCTATCTCGGCGCAGCCGCCCTGGCCCCCTATGCGTTATGCATACAGTTTTCGCAGCCCATCTTCGGGCTTACCGCATCCGGCCTGAACTTCCTCTTCCCTTACCTCTCCAGCCGCACGGCTACGGCTTCGCAGGCGGAGCTGAAGCGAATGGTGTTGAAGTCGTTCGCCTGCAACCTGCTCCTGGTCTCCGCGGGGGCGGCGGCGCTGCTTGCGTTCGGGCCACGACTAATCCGCATATGGGCCGGGGCCGGAGTCGCGCATAGCGCCACCGCCATTCTGCCTCCGATCGTGATCGGGTCGGCGCTGATGGGCTTAGGAGTAACAGGAACCTACGCTATGCAGGCCCTGGGACTGTTCCGAACAGTAGCCTGCATCAGTCTTGCCGGAAGATCGGCGGTGCTGTCCCTGATGATCTATCTCCTGCGCCACATGGGGATTCAAGGCCTGGCCATTACACGTGTGTTCTATGGCTCGGTCGCTCTGATCGTCTACCTGCCCCTGGCCAATGCGCTGGGGATGGGACGCAGCAAGACAGCAGGTGCATCGTCTTTCGCTGCGGGCCACGAACTCACCGTCGGTCGCGAACTCAACGAGGGCTCAACGCTATGA
- a CDS encoding response regulator transcription factor: MDADFVGDNIESDAAALANLGTILIIEDDPRMQKVLRRIFLEEHYAVVVAGDGQTGLDLFRTTRPLAVVLDLILPRISGRELCHTFKSISAETPVIVLSAISEVVDKVLLLELGADDYVTKPFSPRELTARIQAAIRRQRKPASASIFRFADCEIDYQSMTARRNGLPVTLTANEFKLLKYFTDNIHRVLTRELLLNEVWGYNSYPTTRTVDNQILKLRQKLESDPANPKHLLTIYGAGYKFVP, from the coding sequence ATGGACGCAGATTTTGTGGGAGACAACATTGAGTCTGATGCGGCGGCCTTAGCGAATCTCGGAACCATTCTCATCATTGAAGATGATCCCCGGATGCAGAAGGTGCTGCGCAGAATCTTCCTCGAAGAGCACTATGCTGTCGTGGTTGCAGGAGATGGGCAGACCGGGCTGGATCTGTTTCGGACTACTCGTCCGCTGGCGGTCGTGCTTGACCTCATCCTGCCCCGCATCTCCGGTCGCGAACTCTGCCACACCTTCAAGTCGATCTCCGCGGAGACTCCGGTCATCGTACTCAGCGCCATCAGCGAAGTCGTGGACAAGGTGCTTCTGCTGGAGCTGGGCGCGGACGACTACGTCACGAAGCCCTTCAGCCCGCGTGAGCTCACGGCCCGGATTCAGGCAGCGATCCGAAGACAGCGTAAACCCGCCAGCGCCTCGATCTTTCGCTTTGCCGACTGCGAGATCGACTACCAGAGCATGACCGCCCGGCGGAACGGCCTGCCTGTGACGCTGACCGCAAACGAGTTCAAGCTGCTGAAGTACTTTACTGACAACATTCATCGGGTGCTTACGCGGGAACTGCTCTTGAACGAGGTGTGGGGTTATAACTCCTACCCCACGACGCGAACGGTCGATAACCAGATCCTCAAGCTGCGTCAAAAACTGGAATCCGATCCTGCCAATCCAAAGCATCTGCTTACGATCTACGGTGCAGGCTATAAATTTGTCCCATGA
- a CDS encoding GumC family protein produces the protein MSPSVMTPTPEYTAQVAATAPADWLSRGVLLWQYRRTLTRVTTGAMIVSLGIAFVIPKQYKSVASIMPPDQQGSGAMLLAALAGRSGGLGSLGSLAGGLLGTHTNTALYESLLESGTIGGRLIDRFDLQRVYHSRYRFTTAKHLARMTKITDDKKSGVITIAVEDTDPVRARDLAQAYLDELNNLLTRTSSSSARQERIFIESRLKSVSADLEQAQLALSEFSSRNSTIDLKEQTRGLVDAGARVQGELLVEQSGLQSLRQIYGDGNVRVRETEARIASLRQDLQKMAGTSAPLPATDAAISSSATGPEDKAALYPPLRQLPRLAVPYADLYRRVRVQETVFELLTQQFELARIEEAKDIPIVSVIDSPGIPEKKFFPPRLLLTLLLTLLTFAATAALILIREQWRAVDPRDPRKSFAVEVFSVVRRRLGQLAGTRDGVA, from the coding sequence ATGAGCCCCAGCGTTATGACACCAACCCCCGAGTACACCGCGCAGGTAGCGGCCACCGCTCCCGCAGACTGGCTGAGCCGCGGAGTTCTGCTTTGGCAATATCGCCGTACGCTTACGCGCGTCACTACCGGCGCGATGATAGTGAGTCTCGGCATCGCCTTCGTCATCCCCAAGCAGTACAAATCCGTCGCAAGCATCATGCCACCCGACCAACAGGGCTCCGGCGCGATGCTGTTGGCAGCGCTCGCGGGGCGCTCCGGGGGGCTCGGCAGCCTTGGCAGTTTGGCGGGTGGCCTGCTCGGCACCCATACCAATACGGCGCTTTACGAGAGCCTGCTTGAGAGCGGCACCATCGGTGGCCGCCTTATCGACCGGTTCGATCTGCAGAGGGTCTACCACTCGCGCTATAGATTCACGACGGCAAAGCATCTGGCCAGAATGACAAAGATCACGGACGACAAGAAGAGCGGTGTGATCACCATCGCGGTCGAGGACACCGATCCGGTGCGGGCCCGCGACCTGGCCCAAGCCTATCTGGATGAGTTGAACAATCTGCTCACCCGAACGAGCTCATCCTCCGCGCGGCAGGAGCGCATCTTCATCGAGAGCCGACTTAAGTCGGTGAGCGCGGACCTCGAACAGGCTCAACTTGCGTTGAGTGAGTTCTCCAGCAGGAACAGCACCATCGATCTCAAGGAACAGACCCGCGGTCTCGTCGATGCAGGAGCGCGCGTGCAGGGAGAGTTGCTGGTGGAGCAGTCCGGGCTTCAATCGCTGCGTCAGATCTACGGCGACGGAAACGTGCGGGTTCGCGAGACCGAGGCGCGCATCGCATCGCTGCGGCAGGATCTGCAAAAGATGGCGGGAACGTCTGCTCCTTTGCCTGCGACGGATGCGGCCATTTCTTCCTCCGCGACTGGCCCCGAAGACAAGGCAGCTCTCTATCCACCGTTAAGACAGCTTCCCCGTCTCGCTGTCCCGTATGCAGATCTGTATCGCCGCGTGCGTGTTCAGGAGACCGTATTCGAACTGCTTACACAGCAGTTCGAGTTGGCCCGCATTGAAGAAGCGAAGGACATTCCCATCGTCTCTGTAATTGACTCGCCTGGCATACCGGAGAAGAAGTTTTTTCCGCCACGCCTGCTGCTGACTTTACTGCTTACCTTACTTACGTTTGCGGCTACGGCGGCGTTGATCCTGATCCGCGAGCAATGGCGCGCGGTTGACCCCCGCGATCCGCGCAAGTCCTTCGCAGTCGAGGTCTTCTCGGTTGTACGCAGGCGGCTGGGCCAGCTTGCCGGAACGCGGGATGGTGTCGCATGA
- a CDS encoding c-type cytochrome, producing MRLRGALIVAIFAGTLIGCKASRPGKIETKTVTFAKHHILIGNKNQKNPLAPNAETWADGKEAFSHYCVACHGMDGQKTGVPFTDHISPPIPSLASEDVQRYTDGQLKEILDYGIWPSGMPGSKGTLSDDELWSIVVFMRHLPPAGSQGTPEMYTH from the coding sequence ATGCGTCTGCGGGGTGCGTTGATCGTCGCAATCTTCGCGGGGACATTGATCGGCTGCAAAGCCAGTCGTCCGGGCAAGATCGAGACAAAAACAGTGACCTTCGCCAAGCACCACATCCTTATCGGAAACAAGAACCAAAAGAATCCCCTCGCACCCAATGCCGAGACCTGGGCGGATGGGAAGGAAGCGTTCTCGCACTACTGCGTGGCTTGCCATGGCATGGATGGACAGAAAACCGGCGTACCCTTCACGGACCACATCTCGCCGCCTATACCGTCGCTGGCCTCGGAAGACGTCCAACGATACACAGACGGCCAGCTCAAAGAGATCCTGGACTACGGGATCTGGCCGTCCGGCATGCCGGGCTCGAAGGGCACGCTGAGCGACGACGAACTCTGGTCGATCGTGGTCTTCATGCGCCATCTGCCGCCCGCAGGAAGTCAGGGAACTCCCGAGATGTATACGCATTAG
- a CDS encoding cupredoxin domain-containing protein, with amino-acid sequence MKKKLMLMLLVFAMASGTWNRAAHAQGSPRQIEVTAKRFAYAPGEITLKKGEPVVLLIKSADVAHGLRFRELNLDAKIDKGGTARLSFTPDKTGDFVGHCSVFCGSGHGEMTLMLHVVE; translated from the coding sequence ATGAAGAAGAAGTTGATGCTGATGTTGCTGGTATTTGCGATGGCGAGCGGGACTTGGAATCGCGCGGCCCATGCGCAGGGCAGTCCGCGGCAGATCGAAGTTACCGCCAAGCGCTTCGCCTATGCTCCCGGCGAGATCACTTTGAAAAAGGGAGAGCCCGTGGTGCTGCTCATTAAGAGCGCCGACGTCGCCCATGGTCTTCGCTTTCGCGAGCTGAACCTGGATGCGAAGATCGACAAGGGCGGCACTGCTCGGCTGAGCTTCACGCCGGATAAGACGGGCGACTTCGTCGGCCATTGCTCAGTATTCTGCGGCTCCGGTCACGGAGAGATGACTCTCATGCTGCACGTGGTCGAATAG
- a CDS encoding glycosyltransferase family 4 protein: MKILVTAASSSAHISGVQRHAFNLVRCLLLNPEISRVDLILAPWQRGMAEASGLSSDSRLAIHYPEMGRGSIARNLWYYRELPELVFRLRPDLVHLSYPMPIDAKAIGCPTVLTLHDLYPYEIPRNFGPYQFLFNRVILWHCMHSVDAIACVSDTTMSKLKQYASSKSYGKAIRIYNCVEPEPVCATRSPLPEWEGEPFLLTVAQHRRNKNIPLLIRTFHRLLRQGRIHASTRLVVLGVKGPETETIESLVSQLGLRNRVLFLEGLPQAELQWCYSHCEAVVLPSVTEGFGLPAAEALLAGCRVVCSAIPAFREIGGTHCEYVALGADAEIDLAAGIRAALDKPAKEPVPFPHLSAETLAMEYAGLYRGLIPQAADAQSTASAAPIQLATAGRQSL; this comes from the coding sequence ATGAAGATTCTCGTTACCGCCGCTTCATCCTCTGCGCACATCTCAGGCGTTCAACGCCATGCCTTCAATCTGGTGCGCTGCCTTCTACTTAATCCTGAGATTTCGAGAGTGGACCTGATCCTCGCTCCCTGGCAGCGTGGAATGGCCGAGGCGTCGGGGCTAAGCTCTGACAGCCGGTTGGCGATCCACTATCCGGAGATGGGCCGAGGATCGATCGCCAGAAACCTCTGGTACTACAGGGAACTTCCGGAGCTAGTCTTCCGCCTGCGTCCCGACCTCGTTCACCTCTCCTATCCGATGCCCATCGACGCGAAGGCCATCGGTTGTCCGACGGTACTAACTTTGCACGATCTCTATCCGTACGAGATCCCGAGGAACTTCGGACCCTACCAGTTTCTCTTCAACCGCGTGATCCTATGGCACTGCATGCACAGCGTCGACGCAATCGCCTGCGTGTCGGATACGACGATGTCGAAGTTGAAGCAATACGCTTCGAGCAAGTCGTATGGCAAAGCCATACGTATCTATAACTGCGTTGAGCCGGAGCCCGTATGCGCCACGCGGTCTCCTCTTCCGGAATGGGAGGGCGAACCGTTTCTGCTTACGGTCGCGCAACATCGTCGGAATAAGAACATCCCTTTGCTCATCCGCACCTTTCATCGCCTGCTGCGCCAGGGACGAATACACGCGTCGACGAGGCTGGTGGTGCTGGGAGTCAAGGGACCTGAGACGGAGACGATCGAGTCGCTGGTCTCTCAATTAGGCCTGCGAAACCGCGTGCTCTTCCTCGAAGGTCTGCCGCAGGCAGAGCTGCAGTGGTGCTACTCGCATTGCGAGGCCGTTGTGCTGCCATCGGTGACCGAGGGCTTCGGACTGCCGGCCGCAGAGGCTCTCTTGGCAGGTTGCCGCGTCGTCTGTTCGGCGATACCGGCGTTCCGGGAGATCGGCGGCACGCACTGTGAATACGTTGCCCTGGGGGCAGACGCGGAGATCGACCTTGCCGCTGGAATCAGGGCCGCGCTGGATAAACCGGCCAAAGAACCCGTGCCGTTCCCACATCTCTCCGCGGAGACTCTCGCAATGGAATACGCGGGTCTCTATCGCGGCCTGATACCACAGGCCGCAGATGCACAGAGCACGGCATCGGCAGCTCCGATTCAACTAGCAACAGCAGGAAGGCAGTCCCTATGA
- a CDS encoding capsule assembly Wzi family protein, with protein MPQAIPNSSSPQTHHSTDSVSTYVPIESWIYPAFDRLAAEGYLPGAFTGLRPWTRTTCARLVIEAKLNLSHDLQSQGDTEALARSLEDEFLPELQRMDGARNAEFRIESVDQRSTSIAGRPLTDGYHFAETLVNDYGRPFGQGDNSYTGVSLRATARTFAAYVHAEVQKAASAPSPNAATQTAIVAADFTSAGAFGPASGFTRGRLLDANVSYTWANNQFIFGKQSLWWGPARSGSTLFSNNAEPLTMLRYDRVEPFVLPGFLSLLGEIRAQAFFGRLSGAQFVQAEDRIIGRPGSALNDQPFIHGQKVSFKPTENFEFSVSRTVLFGGAGVPVTTHTFLRSFFSTSGGEEQRDPGDRRIAVDAQYRIPGLRNCLTGYVDGFSEDQPFPVVYPTESAWLSGFYLRCVPGLPRVTVRAEGLLSPHRDLAFPGFFYFNVHYLSGYTNNRQLMGSWIGREGDGEQVWTTWSLSPRSSIEASFRGMNVNHEFLQGGALRDFKVAANLQLRPEWHLRLENQAEWWRFPALSAAPQRNDAFTLQLSYRPLSRTKP; from the coding sequence ATGCCTCAAGCCATTCCCAACTCGAGCAGTCCCCAGACGCACCACAGCACGGATTCCGTGTCGACGTATGTGCCGATCGAAAGCTGGATCTACCCGGCTTTCGACCGGCTTGCGGCCGAAGGATATCTACCCGGCGCATTTACAGGTCTGCGTCCATGGACCCGCACGACCTGCGCACGTCTGGTGATCGAGGCGAAGCTGAACCTCAGCCACGATCTCCAGTCTCAGGGTGACACTGAGGCACTCGCGCGCAGTCTCGAAGACGAGTTTCTGCCGGAGCTGCAGCGCATGGACGGAGCACGCAACGCTGAGTTCCGTATCGAGTCAGTGGACCAGCGAAGCACATCGATTGCCGGCCGGCCCTTGACCGATGGATACCACTTTGCCGAGACCCTTGTGAACGACTATGGCAGACCATTCGGTCAGGGCGACAACAGCTACACAGGCGTCTCCCTGCGCGCAACCGCCCGGACCTTCGCCGCTTATGTCCACGCAGAGGTACAGAAAGCTGCATCGGCGCCGAGCCCGAACGCGGCGACCCAGACAGCGATTGTCGCTGCCGACTTTACATCGGCAGGTGCGTTTGGCCCTGCCTCCGGCTTCACGCGTGGCAGACTGCTCGACGCGAATGTTTCGTACACCTGGGCGAACAATCAGTTCATCTTCGGCAAGCAGAGCCTGTGGTGGGGACCTGCTCGCAGTGGCTCGACCTTGTTCAGCAACAACGCAGAGCCACTGACGATGTTGCGCTACGACCGCGTTGAGCCTTTCGTGCTTCCGGGGTTTCTCTCACTGCTGGGTGAGATCCGGGCCCAGGCATTCTTCGGGCGGCTCTCCGGCGCGCAGTTTGTACAGGCTGAAGACCGCATCATAGGACGGCCAGGCTCCGCACTCAACGATCAGCCCTTCATCCACGGACAGAAGGTCTCCTTCAAGCCGACGGAGAACTTTGAGTTCAGCGTCTCGCGTACCGTCCTGTTCGGTGGCGCCGGTGTTCCAGTAACGACACATACTTTTCTGCGCAGCTTTTTTTCCACTTCGGGTGGAGAGGAACAACGCGATCCGGGCGATCGCCGCATCGCTGTAGACGCTCAGTATCGAATACCCGGCCTGCGCAACTGTCTGACCGGATACGTCGATGGGTTCTCGGAAGACCAGCCGTTTCCAGTTGTCTATCCCACCGAGAGTGCATGGCTATCCGGCTTCTACCTGCGCTGTGTGCCAGGCTTGCCGCGCGTGACCGTTCGCGCCGAAGGCCTGTTATCGCCGCATCGCGACCTCGCGTTTCCCGGCTTCTTCTACTTCAACGTTCACTACCTCAGTGGATACACCAACAATCGCCAGTTGATGGGAAGCTGGATCGGCCGCGAAGGAGATGGCGAACAGGTGTGGACGACATGGAGTCTTTCGCCACGCTCCTCCATCGAAGCCAGCTTTCGCGGCATGAACGTAAACCACGAGTTCCTGCAAGGGGGAGCGCTGCGGGACTTCAAGGTGGCTGCCAATCTTCAGCTCCGGCCCGAGTGGCATCTTCGACTTGAGAACCAGGCGGAGTGGTGGCGGTTTCCGGCTCTTTCGGCCGCGCCCCAGCGTAACGATGCCTTCACTCTTCAGCTCTCCTACCGCCCCCTATCGAGAACCAAACCATGA
- a CDS encoding WecB/TagA/CpsF family glycosyltransferase, with product MEAQRSAELRDAYAGSEMTIPDGMPLTWVGHMQGHHAMQRVTGPDLMLEIFRRKEFAHVTHFFYGGREGIAEELRDKMRAKFPWTRIVGTYTPPFRELSQTEAAEFTARIAALQPDIIWIGISCPRQEVFMARHLPELKTKLMFGVGAAFDYHTGHIRDCADWIKRAGLQWLHRLLQDPRRLWRRYLRNNPAFIWHITRQLLRERKTESSWETRKPETPHQVQIR from the coding sequence ATGGAGGCACAGAGAAGCGCAGAGCTGCGCGACGCCTATGCCGGTTCCGAGATGACGATTCCGGATGGCATGCCGCTGACCTGGGTAGGCCACATGCAGGGACACCACGCCATGCAGCGCGTAACTGGCCCTGATCTGATGCTGGAGATCTTTCGGCGCAAGGAGTTCGCGCACGTAACCCACTTCTTCTACGGCGGGCGCGAAGGCATCGCAGAAGAGCTGCGCGACAAGATGCGGGCGAAGTTTCCCTGGACCAGGATCGTCGGCACCTACACTCCTCCGTTCCGGGAGCTCTCGCAGACCGAAGCGGCGGAGTTCACTGCAAGGATAGCCGCGCTGCAGCCAGACATCATATGGATCGGTATCAGCTGTCCTCGGCAGGAGGTCTTCATGGCCCGTCATCTGCCGGAGTTAAAGACGAAGCTGATGTTCGGCGTAGGGGCCGCATTCGACTATCACACGGGCCACATTCGCGATTGCGCCGACTGGATCAAGCGCGCTGGTCTGCAGTGGCTGCATCGATTACTACAGGATCCGAGACGCCTATGGAGACGCTATCTGCGCAACAACCCTGCCTTCATATGGCACATCACGCGACAGCTGTTAAGAGAGCGGAAGACCGAATCAAGCTGGGAGACAAGGAAACCCGAGACGCCGCATCAAGTCCAGATACGCTGA